One window of the Acinonyx jubatus isolate Ajub_Pintada_27869175 chromosome A2, VMU_Ajub_asm_v1.0, whole genome shotgun sequence genome contains the following:
- the YAE1 gene encoding protein YAE1 homolog — protein MSWVQSTPLVQGPGEEGDVFDEEADESLLVQREWQSHMLRRVKEGYRDGIDAGKAVTLQQGFNQGYKEGAEVIINYGQLRGTLSALLSWCHLHDNGSALISKINSLLDAVGQCEEYVLKHLKSITSQPHVVDLLDSIQDMDLGHVAPAEKKMDEGKDERLCENNAKLHKNCGKSLSEADCSSLECCRIQEQPHSENPSLTWILEQTASLVKQLGVSLDVLQHLKQL, from the exons ATGTCGTGGGTTCAAAGTACTCCCTTGGTCCAGGGTCCCGGAGAAGAGGGGGACGTGTTTGACGAGGAAGCGGACGAGTCGCTCCTGGTGCAGCGGGAATGGCAGAGCCACATGCTGAGACGAGTCAAA gaaggtTACAGAGATGGAATAGATGCGGGCAAAGCAGTTACTCTTCAACAAGGCTTCAATCAAGGTTATAAGGAAGGTGCAGAAGTGATTATAAACTACGGGCAACTCAGAGGAACATTGAG tGCTTTGCTCTCCTGGTGTCACCTTCATGATAATGGTTCGGCTCTGATCAGTAAAATAAATAGTCTTCTGGATGCAGTTGGCCAGTGTGAAGAGTATGTGCTCAAACATCTGAAATCAATCACATCTCAGCCCCATGTGGTAGATTTATTGGACTCTATTCAGGATATGGACCTTGGTCATGTAGCTCCAGCTGAGAAAAAGATGGATGAAGGTAAAGATGAAAGACTCTGTGAAAATAATGCTAAGCTTCACAAAAACTGTGGCAAGAGTCTTAGTGAGGCAGATTGTTCATCTCTAGAATGTTGTAGAATACAGGAGCAGCCACATTCTGAAAACCCAAGCCTCACATGGATTTTAGAACAGACAGCCAGTTTGGTCAAACAGCTGGGAGTATCACTCGATGTATTACAGCACctcaaacaattataa